A genome region from Triticum aestivum cultivar Chinese Spring chromosome 2B, IWGSC CS RefSeq v2.1, whole genome shotgun sequence includes the following:
- the LOC123042045 gene encoding FCS-Like Zinc finger 1, whose product MACAFFFDAEPLGEPGLRLHGPELELDACALCTKPLQSNSDIFMYKGDTPFCSEDCRYEQMHFDAAMARQQASARRKQQQQQAQAQPSVPAPAPVSAKADVSVAS is encoded by the coding sequence ATGGCCTGCGCCTTCTTCTTCGACGCGGAGCCGCTGGGCGAGCCCGGGCTGCGCCTGCACGGGCCGGAGCTGGAGCTGGACGCCTGCGCGCTCTGCACCAAGCCGCTGCAGAGCAACAGCGACATCTTCATGTACAAGGGGGACACCCCCTTCTGCAGCGAGGACTGCCGCTACGAGCAGATGCACTTTGACGCCGCCATGGCCAGGCAGCAGGCCAGCGCCAGgcggaagcagcagcagcagcaggcccaggcgcagcccagcgtgccggcgccggcgcccgtGTCCGCCAAGGCCGACGTGTCCGTGGCGAGCTAG